The following is a genomic window from Prevotella sp. E13-17.
TCTGTGCGTTCTCGCAGTGACGCTGCATGCGCAGATGGAGTGTCTCCAGACCTAAGTTCAGGAGGAATGCGTTGTGGGGTGAGGGGATAGAACCTAAGTCACGCATGAGCTGGGCGGTGAGCTTAGTCATGTAGGCCATCTTACCAAATGCCTTAGTGTAGGTCAGTCCGTGGTACGATTCGTCGGGCTGGCACAGTCCGGGGAACTTATCAGCATGAGCATCCCAGTCGAAGTTGCCACTATCTACCACGCAACCACCTACCTGAGTGGCATGTCCATCCATATACTTTGTGGTAGAGTGGGTTACGATATCGGCACCCCATTCGAAAGGACGGCAGTTGATAGGTGTTGGGAAGGTGTTGTCCACGATGAGGGGAACACCATGCTTATGAGCTATGCGAGCGAACTTCTCGATGTCGAGAACCTTACAGCCTGGGTTTGAGATGGTTTCGCCAAAGAGAGCCTTGGTGTTAGGACGGAAAGCCTTTTCAATCTCCTTCTCGCTGGCTTCAGGCGATACGAAGGTGCATTCGATACCCAATTTCTTCAGCGTAACGCCAAAGAGGTTGTAGGTACCACCATAAATCTCGTTTGAGGTAACGATATGGTCGCCAGCCTCACAGATATTGAATACGGCGTAGAAGTTGGCTGCCTGACCACTAGATGTCAGCATAGCAGCCACACCACCCTCCAGCGCAGCAATCTTCTTGGCTACAGCATCGTTGGTGGGGTTTTGCAGTCGGGTGTAGAAGTAACCTTCCTTCTTCAGGTCGAAGAGATCGGCCATCTCTTCTGTGTTGTCATACTTGAATGTAGTGCTTTGATAGATAGGCAGCACACGTGCCTCACCGTTTTGTGGTTCCCATCCTGCCTGTACGCAGAGTGTACCACGAGTCAAGTCCTTGTAATCCATTTTTGTCTTTTATACCTTAATGTAAATGTAATCCCTTGTATATGTGTGTGTTTTTATCCCAATGATGTTTATTCCTGAGCCATTTTCAGCAACAGCTTTGCTTCCTCATCGCCTTTGGCACAATCTTCCTTCAGGTTTGCCAATACCTTGTCGCCCCCCTTGGGATTCCTAATGGAGCGTTTCAACCACGTTTTCGCTTTCTTCTGGTCGGCAGTAGTCCCCTTGCCTTTCATGTAGCAACGTCCCAGCTGAAACTGCGCTTTTGCATAGCCCTGCTCGGCAGATTTCTGATACCAGGCGAAAGCTTTCTTATTGCTCTCTGTCACGCCGTTGCCCTTGTCGAAGCAGCGACCTATGCGATACTGGGCCTTCTTGTGGCCTTTTTCGGCTGCAGGCATCAGTTTCTGAAATGCCTGTTCGTATTTCTTAGCATCATAGAGGGCCTTGCCTTCCTCATAGAGCTTGTCGGCATTCTGGGCGCTAAGTCCCATGTTGCCAAGGAGAATAAAGACTCCTATAAGTAGTAGTCTGATTGTTTTCATATTCTATTAATCGTCTAATTCTACAGATTCTATACCTTGGATAGCCTCGCCAGAGCAGGCATTAGGTTGTTGGATGCGCAGTATGTGGCAGATGGTGGGTGCAATATCGTTGATGTGTACCTCGCGTGATGTGTAGCCCTTGTTGACGTGCCAGCCGTAAAAGAGTAGGGGAATGTGGGCATCGTCGGGCGTCCAGGTGCCATGTGTGGTGCCTGTGGGCGAAGACCACTTGCCATATTGGTAGTAGTTGGGCTCCAAGATGATAAGGATGTCGCCAGAGCGTCGAGGGTGATAGCCCATCAAGGCCATGTTCATCAGTCGTTCGGGCAGGCTGCTGGTGCGCAGCTGTTGGTAGTCAACAGCCGTGACTACATGAGGTGACGTACGCAGATAGTCAATCAAGACCTCTTTCACGCGTTTCTCATCGAGTCCTTGTTGCTTGATTGACTGATGATTCAAGAAGATGCGATAGTCCAATAAATCGGCAATCACCTTTTGGGTTGCTCCCAGTTGGCTGGCCACTTCTTTTTCTGCATTCGTGATCAGAGCATCCGAATCCCAGCCGCCAGCTGCCAGTTTATGCTCCTGCATGAACTGCCAGTTGTGTGCAGCACCATGATCTGCCGTCAGGAAAACCAGATAGTTGCCTTTGCCCACCTGTTGGTCGAAAGCTTGCAACAGACGTGCGATGTCTTTGTCCAGCTCAATATATGCCTCGTCGGTATGAGCGCCGCGGGTGCCCCATTTGTGTCCGATGAGGTCTGTCTGCGAGAAGCTGATGCAGAGCATGTCAGTGCTCTCGCCCTTTCCCAGTTGCTCACCCTTCAGTGCAGCAATGGCCATATCTGCGGTTAGATGACCGCAAAGCGGATACTCGCCAATCTGTGAGCCGATGTCTTTTAGTTCCTTGTTTTTGGCCAGTTGCTTGTTCAGCTGCTTGACATAGTCAGGCAATTCATTCATATAATATGTACTGCTGACGAAACACAGCGCTTTGGTATCTAACCAATAGGCTGCATTGGCAGCGTGTCCGGCAGGCAGAATGGCAGCTCGGTCTTTGTAGCTGACGCCAACCACTTTCGAACGGAAGTCGGTGTGCAGACGTAGTTGGTCGCCAATAGTGGTAGCGAGCAAGTTGCGAGGCGACATCTGTCCCTTGTCTGTATCAGAACCTACGGTCTGCTCTTTTTCGTCTTTTGTGCAATAGACAGACTTTCCGTCAATATAAAAGTTGTTGCCGCAGATGCCATGAAAGGCAGGAGTGGTGCCCGTATAGACCGAAGTATGTCCAATAGCGGTGATGGTAGGCACATAGTTAATCAGACAGTTGTTGCATGAATAGCCATCGTCCAACAGGCGCTTGATGCCATCATCCTGAAGACGGTCGTAGTATCTATACAGGTAGTCCCAGCGCATTTGGTCCACCACGATACCTACTACCAGTTTGGGCTTGTCTGCCCAGCATGTAGCAGCAAGGCATAATTGCAGGCATGCTGCAAAAAAGAGTCTTTTCTTTATCATAGTTATAGGTCTATTATATTAATCATATTACTTAAAACTATCAAGCTTCTTAATCCAGTACGTTCTGACATCTTCCCAACGATAGTATGGATAGGTGGACGTCTGGACGGGTAGGGTGGCCTCACGCTCGTTGAGCAGCGCCTTAACCAACACGTCGCCACGGCCTCTTTTAGGCTTGTAGAATATCAGTTGAATATTGCAAGCCATAGGAAATATCTTATAGTTCTGCCAGCGATATTCCACGTCTTCGAGGCGTTCTACAACGGCACCGCAGGAGTCAAGTTCCATCAGACAAGCCAGTGGCAGCACGCATACCTCATGACCAAAGCGCAGGGTGGCCTGTGGCTTTCTCAGTGACACGCAGGTGTCGGCTGTCTCTATGATGTTAGTCAGAAGGTTGAACTGTGAGAATGGCATCACACCTTCTGTCAGTGGCGATGGACCGTAGTTCTTGTACCATCCTGCATTCTGAATGCGCCACATGTCATATAGCTCGTCAAGGGTGAAGAGATCCATCATGTTTTCCTTGTTGTCATGACTCTGCATGTTGATGATCACTTCGAAGAGCTGGCGCATCAGTGTTGGCGCATCGATGTTCTTGCTGGTCCATTCTGCATCGTTGAACAGCGCTTTCATGAGACGTTCTGGATGGGTGTGTTGATCTCTGAAAGCGAACAGCAGGCTGTCGCCCTTGTGTCGGCTTTCTTTCACGATTCCTTCCAGAGGCTGATTCAAGTAGTATTGTAGCGACTCGCTTACGTCGTTGTGAATATGGGCTGTGGGATTGGCTGCCATCAGTTCTTCGCATTCGGCCACCATCGACAGAATGCAGCGGTTCACGGTGGTAGAACGAGCGTCAATCTGCACCCCTTTTGATTTTATAAATATTTCGGGAAAATGTTCTGCCATGCGGCGTCCTATGTCATGATGCTGGCGTTCGCCCACAGTCGTGAGGTCGCCAAAGCGCTTGACAGTGGACTTCTCAAAGCACTTCAACTGGTTCAATGTTCTCTCGCCCAGAATGGTCAGTTTGTCCTCCTCATGTGCCTTTAGCAAAGGCTTAATCACGTTCTTGTAGCTATTGGTATCAATGAGCCAGCGCGAACCGTGACGGCCGTAGTGCGACATGTAGAAAGGAACATAGCCGCGTGGCGCCTTTGTGTATTTGAAATTTGGTAGCTGACGGTTGTAGTCAATATAGTTTGACCCCGCCAAATAGGGGTTCTTTCTAATGTCTTCGCGAGCAGATTGGGCCTGAAGCACCATGCTACAAAGGAGAGATAGTAGTAATATGATCGTTCTCATGTCTCATTATATTATAATGGTGCAAAGTTATAAAAAAGAAATGAAAGCCCGTTATGTTTCTCACTTTTTCTGTCTGTTTGCCCCCTATTTAACGGTCGCTGACATTTTTTGCTGTTTTTTATCCACCTTTTTGCAACACCTTTCAGTGGAAAGCCTTATATTTGCAGCCGATATTATATTTCAAATTAAAGATATCTGCAATGATGAAGAAGTCAATAATAACCCTTGTTGCATTGTTTGCTGTCATGACAGCTGGTGCACAGCAGCCAGATACACTGCGATTCATGAACAGCTATAGGCAGTTTGTGAACTGTGTCGCAGCAAAACCAATTCTCACCAAGCATGTGGCAGACTCGCTGATAGCGCGCCAAGATACGCTGCGTCGCCAGTATCGTAAGGTGAAACCTTTGCTCACAAATGCCCAAGTGGAGGAATATAATCGCCTGAAAGGTCGCTACACGAAAAAAATGTTGGAATATCGTGGCAATCGCGTCGGAGATGGACTTAGTGCCACTGGTGACAGTATTGCCAATACAGCAGGTAGAGTGGGGAGCGCTGTGGGCGGATTCTTCAAAGGATTATTTAATAAATAGATATTCGAGAATCACCAAAATCGATAGAGACAATGATGAATTACCTGGAAATAGCAGCTGTTGTTATCCTCGTTGTGATAGGTTTTTTTATCTATCGCAACAAAGCAAATGAGGAACGTTGAATTGTTAAAGTTCGTTTAAAGCAGCACGTAAAACGTACTTTTTGATGAAAAAAGTCGTAACTTTGCAGTTCAAAACAACGTAGAAAGCGTGAAAATACAACAAGTGCTGAGCGCCCTTGAACAGTTCGCGCCCCTGCCGCTGCAGGAAAGCTGGGATAATGCTGGCTTGCAGATTGGATTAACAGAGGCGGAGGTTTCAGGGGCATTATTGTGTCTAGACGTGACCGAACGCATACTCGATGAGGCTATTGCCAAGGGATGCAACCTGGTTGTCAGTCACCATCCATTGCTGTTTCGCGGACTGAAACAGGTGGTGGGTGCGACTGATGTCCAGCGTACTGTCATGAAGGCCATCAAGAACGATATATGTATCGTTTCTATGCACACGAATTTAGATAATGCCCAGGGCGGTGTAAACTTCAAAATCGCTGAGCGGTTGGGACTTGAAAACGTCAAGTTCTTTGCTGAAAAATCTGTCGATGGTCTGACATGCGGAAGCGGTGTTGTCGGACAACTGCCCGAGGCGATGGCTGCAGACGATTTCGTGTTGATGGTAAAACGTCAGTTGGAGGCCGAGAGTGCCATGTGCAACGAGTTGCTGCGCCGACCAGTAAAGCGAGTCGCAATATGCGGTGGTGCTGGTGATTTCCTGCTTGATGAAGCTGTAAAACAGGGTGCAGACGCCTTTCTTACGGGTGAAATGCACTATCATCAGTACTTTGGCTATGAACAGCAGATACAGATTTGTGTGGTCGGTCACTACGAAAGTGAGCACTTCACTTGTCAACTTTTCAGCGAGATACTGGCTCAGGCCTGTCCAGAGGTAAAAACCTTTGTTGCAGAGACAAATACAAATCCAATATTATACATTTAAGGCCCATGCCCCTGTGGTGGCCTCCTCCTGCTAAGGAGGATAAGAGGGGGGCTTCATTATGGCAAAGAAAGATCCTACAGACTTGTCAGTAGAAGAGAAACTGAAAACGCTCTTCCAGTTGCAGACTGCCTTGTCGTCTATCGATGAGAAGAAAGCGCTGCGTGGTGAGTTGCCTCTTGAGGTAGAAGACTTGGAGGCAGAAATCGAAGGCTTGACCACACGTATTGATCGTATCAAGAGCGAAGTTAAAGATTTTGAGCGTGCCATCTCACAGAAAAAAGGCGAAATCGTTGAGGCTCAGAATAGCGTAGAGCGCTATAAGCAGCAACTTGATGAGGTTCGCAACAACCGTGAGTACGACACTCTTTCAAAGGAAATTGAATTCCAGTCGTTGGAGATTGAACTCTGCAACAAGAAGATTAGCGATGCTCAGAAAATGATTGCCGAAAAGAACCATGAGCTGGAAGCCAGTGAACTGGTGCTTGGCGAGAAGCAGGGCGACCTGGATCTGAAGAAGAATGAGCTGGACGAAATCATGGATGAGACACGTGCTGAGGAGGAAAAACTGAAAGAAAAGGCACATGAACTGGAGGCTAAGATTGAGCCGCGTCTGCTCACTTCTTTTAAGCGTATCCGCAAGAATGCTCGCAATGGTCTGGGTATCGTCTATGTACAGCGTGATGCATGTGGTGGTTGTTTTAATAAGATTCCACCTCAGCGTCAGTTGGATATCAAAATGCACAAAAAGGTTATCGTATGCGAGTACTGCGGGCGCATTCTTATTGATCCAGAATTAGCAGGTGTAAAGGCGGATAAACCTGCCACAGAGGAGAAAAAGACACGTCGTCGCTCGTCAACCGTACGTAAGACTTCAAACTCGAAGAAAAGCTCGGATGCCAACGATATGGACTAATATCCGATAGCTTTTTATCTTAAATTAGTTCGGTATAGTGGGGAATGTTCTGTAAAAAAGAATATTCCCCTTTTTCGTAATCCATGTGGCAGCAGAAATGTTGCAGACCGTTGGATACTACTAAGTAGTCAACATGTAACAGGCGGTTATAAACTGTTATTTGGTCGAAAACGCGTTGTGTAATCTCAATCTCTGGGGCTTTATATTCAATAATCATGATGGGTTGCATCTCCTTATTATATAATAAGGTGTCGCAACGCAGCTTTTTCTCACCTACACGTAGTTCAACCTCATTAGCCAGCAGCCCTCGGGGGTAGCTTTTCTGCTCAACCAGAAAATGCGTAAAATGCTGGCGCACCCATTCTTCGGGGGTCAGTGCTACGTATTTTCGGCGTAAAAAGTCGAAAATCTCATATCGCTGGCTGTTCTTGCGCAATTTTATGTCGAACGCAGGTAGGTTTATTCGATTCATTTTTGTAATTTTGCAGCAAAAGTACAAAAATAATTCTGAAACCGCTATGGCCGAGACCAAAAATGTGACCTTCGAGAGCATTATGCGTGAGCTGATGGACGGCAAATTTCGTCCTATCTATTACTTGCATGGCGACGAATCATACTATATAGACAAGATCTGTGACTATATAGCAGAGAATGCTTTGAAGCCTGAAGAACGTGACTTCAATCAAACGATTCTTTTTGGAAGTGATACCAGCGCATCGCAGATTGCTGATGCAGCTCGGCGCTATCCAATGATGGCCGAACGTCAGGTGGTGATCGTGAAAGAGGCTCAGAACCTGAAAAGCACAGATGCACTTGAGAAGTATATCAAGCAGCCACTGGCCAGTACGGTGCTCGTTGTTTGCCATAAAAACGGCAAGATAGATGGTCGAAAACGTGAGTTGGTGAAGGCTATACAGGAGGCGGGTGTGCTCTTTGAAAGCAGCAAACTGCGTGAGCGTGAGTTGCCTCATTTCATCGAGAGCTATCTCAAGCGTCGTGGGGTAGGCATTGATCCTAAGTCGGTCCAGCTCATTGCAGATGCTATTGGAGCCGATTTAAGCCGACTGACCAGCGAACTGGATAAGGTGATGCTCAGCCTGCCGGAAAACGATCGTCGCATCACCCCACAGGTTGTGGAGGACCAGATAGGGGTGAGCAAAGACTTCAATGGTTTCGAACTGAGAGATGCGATAGTTAATCGAAATGTTTTTAAAGCCAATCAGATAATCAACTATTTTTACAAGAATCCGAAGGCTGGAAGCATCTACTCGTTTCTCCCAATGATCTTTAATTACTTCCAAAATCTGATGCTGGCGTTTTATTCGCCCAAAAAAGGTAGCCAGGAGGGCGTGGCAGAGTGGTTGGAATTGAAATCTCCATGGGCTGCCAAAGACTACATGACTGGCATGAGAAATTACTCGGCGATGAAAGTGATGCAGATCATTTCCAAACTACGCGAAATTGATGCCAAAAGTAAGGGTTTGGACAATCCAAATACGCCTCCAGAGGAGCTAATGAAGGAATTAATTTTCTACATTTTGCACTAAAAAAACACATTTTCCACTCTATTTTTATCTAGAACGAGCACTCCTGAGGGGTGCTTTTTTGGGTGCTAACTGTCTTTGTATTCAGGCATTTAGATTCATTTTACCCCCTTCAAAACTCGCGTATTTTTAATCGTTCGAATGCTCGCCCAGAATTTTCAAGCTATGCGATTTTTGCGTGTTTTGGGCACGCTTAAATTTAGTGTTAGCATTTATTAAGATTTCATTTTCTGAACTTTGAGAGTTTAAAATTCAAAACTTTCATGCTAATTTAGCATTCAAATAGCTGAAATTTAAGATTTAAAACACTAAATCAAACATAATAAATTTAAATATGAAAATACAAATATCCGTATTTAAACTTATATATTCATAAATATGCAACTATGTATATATAGTTTTAAATGACTGAAAAACAATCAGTTAAGTATAATTTGCTATAAAAATTATATCCTTTACACCCTTATACTCCCCTTATTCGCCGTATATCCTGTATATAGTACCTTTTAGTATGTAAATACCCTATTAAAAGCCAGTTAGTTAGCTAAAAATCATTCTAATATAGCTTTGTAATGCTTTAATCATTGAAATTTTAATTTATGAATTTAAACGGGCATATTTACATCTATGCTCTTTTATTTTGCAAATGTAAAACAATAAATTCAAAGTTTTATATTTTAAATTTCTCTTTAAATTTGTTGCGCGTATCAAATTTTTGTTTTACCTTTGTAAACCGAAAGAAAACATGCCTTTTTAGGCCTAAACCATACTCATGACTGATATGAAGGACAGAATTAGACAGATTATGGAGTCTCAACACATGACTCAACAGGTGTTCGCCGACTTCATAGGAACCACCCCAGCAACCCTGAGTGGTATCTTCAATGATCGCACCCGCCCCACCATTAACATCGTAGAAGCCATCAAGAAGAAAATTCCTAACATCAATACCGATTGGCTTCTTTTTGGTACTGGCGACATGTATCAGCACTCCTCTACCCCGGATGAGGAGGCACAGTTATCGCCTGAAAATGGTGCTCAAGGGGGGCTTTTTTCATCCGAACAGATGTTGGATTTCTCTGGAAATCCTGCTCCTATGCCTCAAAATGCGGTTCAGACACCCCATTTTTATAATGGTGTAAGAAATACACACTTGGAAAATGTGCGCGAAGAGGTAAGAATAGTTGACAAACAGCCTCGTAAAGTTACGGAGATACGGGTTTATTACGATGATCAGACCTGGGAGAGCTTTGTTCCCTCCAAAAAATGATAAATTAGCTTGATTTTTTCTTTTATAATTGCTTTTAGCCTCCAAATGTTGCATTTGGGGGCTTTTTTCGTCTTATGAGCTTAGCCTGCTTCGGTAGTGCGGAAGGTATAGCTCGACATCCGGCTTGGAAAGTCAAATTTTCAACCTGTGCGGTTGTTTCTTAGTTCGAACCTTGCGCAGCCCCTCCCCTCCCATGTAGGGGAGGGGTCGGGGGTGGGGTCAGTGTTGTTGTTCTAACTGCCAATGGAGATACAGACCCCACCCCCCAGCCCCTCCCCTTGAAGGGAGGGGAGTTCGCGGATGATATATGCAATTTATAGAATATACCCCAAAAAGGAATCTTTCGTACTGCGTGGTTGATAATCCAAGGACTCCGTAGGCGCTCCTGATACGTGCCGACAGGGTGCTGATGAAGAATTCTCCTTGGAAGCTTTACAAGTCCCCTCCAGCTGCCCTTAATGGGCTTCTCGAGCATGCAACAAGAAGTGGCTTCGCTTTCTTCTTAATGATGTTGTTTGGAAATCAAATTCTCAACGGTGAGAATTGGACATAGGTATCCCTGCTCGCAAGGATGTCCTTGTGAGAAAAAATACGCCCATAGGGGCTAAAAATAAGCTGTTGTGGGTGGTCAGGCCCTCTTGTTCCGCCGCCAAACAGGTAGATAGACATCTTTTTAATACCTTTTGTGTTTAGCAGTCGCATGCAGCCACTCTGGGCATCTGACATAAAAATATAGAGGGGAACCTGCGCATTGTTTGTCTCACAGACAACAGAGGTCGGTCGTCCTTTGTTGGCGTTCGTGCGATATGTGGGATCGGTGAGCTTCTGTAAGTCCAGAAGTTCAGCCTTTCCTGGCGTCTGGTCGAAGTCGTAGGCATAGATGCCTTCGCTTTCGCCGTGGGTTGTGGTCTCAATGGTCATTGCCAGTGCCTGCTGTGTTTGTGCGCACAGGATGCAGAGCATTGAGATGATAAATATATATAGATGCCTCATAGGCAGTATAGTCTTTGGAAGTAATATTTTCAAAATATCTCTGCAAAGATAGTGTTTTTTTTCGAAAACACCAAAAGTTCTTGAATTTTTTTCATGCTAAAGCATGAAAGTTGTAAAAACAACCCCCTCTAAATCTCCCCGAGGGGAGACTTAACACCCCTCCCTCGGGAGGGGTTGGGGAGGGGTTAATTCATACAACTTGCCACGCCGAGGCTGGTGGCAATCGCCGTAAGGATGGCGATAATAGTTTGCAATACAAACTTCCAAGTTTCCAGTTTCTTCATTGTATAATCAAATTTAATTTTTATATTTGCACTCGTTAACAACATCAAGGAAGTGGAATAAGGCCGATTCTTCATTCGTCATAAGACAGTATACTATGTTCTGCCCCCACTCCTTAACATCCGAATCCGGACAGTTCACTGGGCTTTGACCCCGCATTTGCAATGATGGCTCCAAGATGTTTTGATGTTGCATATTATTTAAATTGTTATTGTTATGACTTACATTGGTATCGACGTCAGCAAGGACACTTTCGTTGTCGCTTATTCTCCAGACAAGAACAGCAAGACGAAGACATTCAAGAACACCACCAGAGGTATTCATGAGTTCATCAGGACCATCTCCAAGGGTGAGCACCACTGTATCATGGAGGCCACAGGTAATTACAGTGCTCTGCTTGTCTATCTGCTTTCAGAGGCAGGTATTACGACAAGCCTGGAGAATCCTCTTAAAGTGAAGAACTTCGCCCGTGCAATGCTATCCACCGTCAAGACAGATGAGATAGATGCCCGTCTGATTGCTCTCTATGGAGAGAAAATGCAGCCTGCGCCTTACAAGCTCCGCAGCGATGCCATTCTTACACTTAAGCAGAAGCGCACAGTCATTCGCCAGCTCAAGAAACAACTCATTGCCACAAGGAACCTTAAAGGCTCGATGGAGGCACTGCCGTTCTTCGATGCCAAGTGCAGGAAGTCGGTCGAGAAGACCATTGCCTTCCTTGAGAAGCAAGTCAAAGACCTTGAAGAAGATCTTGCATCTCTTGCCAAGTCTGAGTACAAAAAGCAGATGGATTTGCTTACCTCTGTAAAAGGCATAGGCGTCACCCTTGCTGCTGCACTCATCATGGCCACCGGCGGCTTCACTTACTTTGATAATGCCAAGCAACTCACCCGTCATCTGGGATTGTCGCCTACATATCAGCAGTCCGGTACTTCAGTCAATTTCAAAGGTCACATCAACCGCAACGGAGACTCTTCTTTGAGGAGTCAGCTCTACGTGGCAGCATTCTCTTCTATAAGATGTAACACCGAGTGTAGAGCCTGCTATGACCGCTTGCGGTCTAAGGGTAAGCCTGGGAAAGTTGCTGTCATTGCCGTAGCAAATAAACTCATTCGGCAGGCTTTTGCCGTTGTCACTCAGGAGAAACCCTATGTCGATGGTTATGTATCTTCAAAGAAATAACTCCTGCATTCTCCCGAGGTATATCAGGATAGTAAAACTAATACCTAAAAAAACACCGAGGGGGTTGGGGGCGAGAAGCCCCCATAAGAAGCACGATATAGCATTAATTGCTAAATATCGTTAACCATATTCATTTTTCTTATTACAGTTCATAGTGTTATTCGGTTAATTGTTTGTTTTTAAAGGCCTACGGATTATACGGATTTTACAGATTGGATTTTTAACGGAGTAAAAATTTGTAAAATCCGTAACGCTCGGCTTTGCTACTTTTACAAGGGCGGAACGCCGACTAAAAGAATCCGTAGGTAAAATAAAGTTTTCATTGGTTGGAACGCCTATGGCGGAAGGTATAGCTCGACGGCCGACAGGGGGAGTTAAATTTTTCAACCTGTGCGGTTGTTTCCTTAGCTTGAACCTTGCGCAGCCCCTCCCCTCCCATGTAGGGGAGGGGTCGGGGGTGGGGTCAGTGTTGTTCTAACTGCCAATGGAGATACAGACCCCACCCCCAGCCCCTCCCCTTGAAGGGAGGGGAGTGCCTACGGAGTCCTCGGATTTTCAACCAACCCCCTCTAAATCTCCCCGAGGGGAGACTTAACCCCCTCCCTCGGGAGGGTCGGGGAGGGGTTAGTTCATACAACTCGCCACGCCGAGGCTAGTAGCGATTGCCGTAAGCACGGCGATGATGGTCTGCACAATAAATTTCCAAGTTTCAATTTTGTTTTTCATGGTAATAAAAAAAATTAATAGTTGAGAGTTCTTTCTGAGGAAAGCGAGCAAGCTCGAGCGGAGAACTGAGAACTGAGAGGTGTTGCGCCTACTGCGCAAACTCAACGATGAGAGTAAAAGCGCCCCTCCCTACAGGGAGGGGAACGGGGGTGGGTCTGTTTGTTTAGTCCTCATTCTCCCCCTGCTCCTTTTCCTTTTCACTTGCGTCAGGCTCAATCTCGAAGCGAGCGTTCTTCATGAACGTAGGACTAGCGTACTCCGAGAACTTCTTCTTGTCGCCGTTGAACTTCACCTGCAGGTGCTTGATGTTCTGCACTCCGAACTCTTCCGCCGATTCAGCACCCCAGGTACTCATCTTCAGCGAGAACGTGCCCAGACCGTCGAGCTTGATCTTGTAGCCCTCGTGCAGCAGCTCCTCGAAGCAGAGCACGAAGCGCTCGATGACACCCTTCACCACATCGGAGGTGTAGATGGTACCGTGCTTGGAGATGTGGCGGCACAGGTCGTCGGTAGAGAGCGTCTCGTTGTAGTTCACGCGTCC
Proteins encoded in this region:
- the holA gene encoding DNA polymerase III subunit delta; protein product: MAETKNVTFESIMRELMDGKFRPIYYLHGDESYYIDKICDYIAENALKPEERDFNQTILFGSDTSASQIADAARRYPMMAERQVVIVKEAQNLKSTDALEKYIKQPLASTVLVVCHKNGKIDGRKRELVKAIQEAGVLFESSKLRERELPHFIESYLKRRGVGIDPKSVQLIADAIGADLSRLTSELDKVMLSLPENDRRITPQVVEDQIGVSKDFNGFELRDAIVNRNVFKANQIINYFYKNPKAGSIYSFLPMIFNYFQNLMLAFYSPKKGSQEGVAEWLELKSPWAAKDYMTGMRNYSAMKVMQIISKLREIDAKSKGLDNPNTPPEELMKELIFYILH
- a CDS encoding helix-turn-helix domain-containing protein; the encoded protein is MKDRIRQIMESQHMTQQVFADFIGTTPATLSGIFNDRTRPTINIVEAIKKKIPNINTDWLLFGTGDMYQHSSTPDEEAQLSPENGAQGGLFSSEQMLDFSGNPAPMPQNAVQTPHFYNGVRNTHLENVREEVRIVDKQPRKVTEIRVYYDDQTWESFVPSKK
- a CDS encoding smalltalk protein, yielding MKKLETWKFVLQTIIAILTAIATSLGVASCMN
- a CDS encoding IS110 family transposase codes for the protein MTYIGIDVSKDTFVVAYSPDKNSKTKTFKNTTRGIHEFIRTISKGEHHCIMEATGNYSALLVYLLSEAGITTSLENPLKVKNFARAMLSTVKTDEIDARLIALYGEKMQPAPYKLRSDAILTLKQKRTVIRQLKKQLIATRNLKGSMEALPFFDAKCRKSVEKTIAFLEKQVKDLEEDLASLAKSEYKKQMDLLTSVKGIGVTLAAALIMATGGFTYFDNAKQLTRHLGLSPTYQQSGTSVNFKGHINRNGDSSLRSQLYVAAFSSIRCNTECRACYDRLRSKGKPGKVAVIAVANKLIRQAFAVVTQEKPYVDGYVSSKK
- a CDS encoding smalltalk protein; amino-acid sequence: MKNKIETWKFIVQTIIAVLTAIATSLGVASCMN
- a CDS encoding HU family DNA-binding protein, with product MAKLRIKKYVNQVKNSKMFGKWYGRVNYNETLSTDDLCRHISKHGTIYTSDVVKGVIERFVLCFEELLHEGYKIKLDGLGTFSLKMSTWGAESAEEFGVQNIKHLQVKFNGDKKKFSEYASPTFMKNARFEIEPDASEKEKEQGENED